One genomic window of Elaeis guineensis isolate ETL-2024a chromosome 2, EG11, whole genome shotgun sequence includes the following:
- the LOC105033178 gene encoding LOW QUALITY PROTEIN: putative disease resistance protein RGA3 (The sequence of the model RefSeq protein was modified relative to this genomic sequence to represent the inferred CDS: deleted 1 base in 1 codon): MAMILDAFVSKFVDLLVELAKKMVDMLLGVPGEIEKLQNNFHMITISEVLADAERRRINDGAIDYWLKQLKDVMYDADDILDRCRIEADKRSEGSSSTTSSVRFSFPFLSWIRKPPVPHEIGTEIRELNQKLDEIWRRRSEFNLERSSPDMQRVTSQITRKTSPVGEMDVVGSKIEEHTQRLVDSLMKDDRRGNVLVFAIVGAGGIGKTTLAQRIYNDQRIQEKFSVKKWVCVSQEFDDIILLKDIYGGTKDDLAGEQSKSSLEPRVEISLTDKKLFLVLDDVWTAKVWCDLLCNTLKSCAVGSRILVTTRNEQIAMQMRAVNTHHINKLSSKDSWLLLCKKVVLTGEEEEIQHLEDIGMEIVKKCDGLPLAIKAIAGVLCTKEMTRSAWNRVLGSTAWSTSGLPEDVQGALYLSYEDLPGYLKQCFLYCSLFPEDYTFSMHEITELWIAEGFVKADQGSLTMEETAEEYYRELIMRNLLQRYSDSLLSCQMHDLLHCLARYLARDESSVVRKVHEIGSSNELMKLRRAFLRDKETTEIPDVFVKQESLRTLIWRWSSMSEAHMDVVCNELSRLRLLDMSCLKIQRLPDSLGNLIHLRYLNISWSEISVIPETIGNLRNLQRLDMSSTNISMIPESIGNLRNLSYLNINGCDRSLSRLPNSIVNLHNLRSLNLEDTEVFGMPAGLGRLQNLHTLRGFTLQRNRSEGWCTIEEVRSLSCLTDLSIARLECISSSSEASAAELGNKPMLRSLKLSCTPGLQPSEEEMRSIEEVFEELFPPPSLEELWIQRYFGREFPKWMAKTSLPASILFPNLRQLGLTGCRYCERLPPCGLLPKLEYLEVVDADSVTKVGPEFSVGSNSSTNSGGGRAAVDASKYAFPRLETLFFNRMPNWEEWHWDKETQAMPCLKYLRLFNCPKLMSLPESLLLHATSLTKLIIQSAKGLTTIENLLSLTTLKVYDCLKLEKVSDLPALTNLTVWRCPKLKFVENLPSLKMMSLRDYDMKSLPSYLLKRAQRGTKKRKRVRVAHLEKLEIHNCSMELIRKFCQRASPEWPTIQDNQEVHVYSQDRSVYASYNKSPFGFTTNFDDSTTTSSSGMPSISSGTGNSL, from the exons ATGGCAATGATATTGGATGCCTTCGTCTCTAAATTTGTAGACCTACTGGTCGAGTTGGCGAAGAAAATGGTTGATATGCTCTTGGGTGTGCCTGGCGAGATCGAAAAGCTCCAGAATAATTTCCATATGATTACGATCAGTGAAGTCCTTGCCGATGCCGAGAGGAGGAGAATCAACGATGGGGCCATTGATTACTGGCTTAAGCAGCTCAAGGATGTTATGTACGATGCCGATGACATCCTCGACCGTTGTCGCATCGAGGCCGACAAGCGTAGCGAAGGATCTTCCTCCACTACTTCTTCGGTACGCTTCTCCTTTCCCTTTCTCTCTTGGATCCGAAAGCCTCCGGTTCCTCATGAGATTGGCACGGAAATTAGAGAACTCAATCAGAAGCTTGATGAGATTTGGAGGAGGAGGTCTGAATTCAATCTGGAACGCAGTTCCCCTGACATGCAGCGAGTGACATCTCAAATTACTCGCAAGACATCTCCTGTAGGTGAGATGGATGTTGTAGGATCTAAAATTGAAGAGCACACTCAGAGATTGGTTGATTCGCTAATGAAGGATGACAGACGGGGAAACGTTCTTGTTTTCGCAATTGTGGGTGCGGGGGGGATCGGTAAGACGACGCTTGCTCAAAGGATATATAATGATCAGAGGATTCAGGAGAAGTTCTCAGTGAAGAAGTGGGTGTGTGTATCGCAAGAATTTGATGATATAATTTTGCTGAAAGATATCTACGGCGGCACCAAGGATGATCTTGCCGGGGAGCAGAGTAAGTCCTCGCTTGAGCCCAGAGTCGAGATAAGTCTTACGGATAAGAAGTTGTTTCTTGTTCTTGACGATGTTTGGACGGCAAAGGTCTGGTGTGACTTGTTATGCAATACGTTAAAAAGTTGTGCTGTTGGCAGTAGGATCCTTGTCACTACAAGAAACGAACAGATCGCGATGCAGATGAGGGCAGTGAACACCCATCACATCAACAAACTGTCTTCAAAAGATAGTTGGTTATTGCTTTGCAAGAAGGTGGTCTTGACAGGGGAGGAGGAAGAGATCCAGCATCTGGAGGACATAGGGATGGAGATTGTTAAGAAGTGTGATGGCCTTCCTCTAGCCATTAAAGCGATTGCAGGGGTGCTATGCACGAAGGAGATGACCAGGAGTGCTTGGAATCGAGTTCTTGGAAGCACCGCATGGTCCACATCTGGGCTTCCCGAGGATGTTCAGGGAGCACTGTATTTGAGTTATGAAGACCTACCAGGCTATCTGAAGCAATGCTTTTTATATTGCTCATTATTTCCTGAAGACTATACATTCAGCATGCATGAAATTACTGAACTTTGGATTGCTGAGGGATTTGTGAAAGCTGATCAGGGGAGTTTGACGATGGAAGAGACAGCTGAAGAGTACTACAGAGAGTTGATTATGCGAAATCTTCTGCAGCGATATTCCGACAGTCTGCTCAGCTGTCAGATGCATGACCTCCTGCACTGTCTTGCTCGGTATCTAGCACGAGATGAGAGCTCGGTTGTCAGGAAGGTGCATGAAATAGGCAGCAGCAACGAATTGATGAAGCTGCGCCGTGCATTTCTGAGAGACAAGGAAACAACGGAAATCCCTGATGTATTCGTGAAACAGGAGTCGCTGAGGACTCTaatttggcgatggagctcgatgTCTGAGGCTCATATGGATGTTGTTTGTAATGAGCTTTCTCGTTTGAGACTGCTGGATATGTCTTGCTTAAAGATTCAAAGATTGCCAGATTCTTTGGGTAACCTGATACACCTGAGGTACCTAAATATCTCATGGTCAGAGATAAGCGTGATACCGGAAACCATAGGGAATCTCAGAAATCTACAGAGACTAGATATGTCATCTACTAATATAAGCATGATACCGGAAAGCATAGGAAATCTCAGAAATCTAAGTTACTTGAATATCAATGGCTGT GATCGGTCGCTTTCTCGCCTTCCCAACAGTATCGTGAATTTACACAACCTAAGGAGTCTCAATCTTGAAGATACGGAGGTGTTTGGGATGCCGGCAGGGCTAGGAAGGCTTCAAAATCTCCATACACTACGAGGATTTACGCTGCAGAGGAACAGGTCAGAGGGATGGTGCACGATTGAAGAAGTGAGATCGCTCTCGTGTCTCACGGATCTCTCAATCGCTAGGTTGGAGTGTATATCCAGCAGCTCCGAGGCAAGTGCAGCCGAACTTGGGAACAAGCCCATGCTTAGATCACTCAAATTAAGTTGCACGCCAGGCCTCCAGCCCAGCGAGGAGGAGATGAGGAGCATCGAGGAGGTGTTTGAAGAGCTTTTCCCTCCACCTTCCCTCGAAGAACTGTGGATCCAGCGTTACTTCGGTCGTGAGTTCCCAAAATGGATGGCAAAAACATCTTTACCAGCATCAATTCTTTTTCCAAATTTGAGGCAGTTGGGCCTAACCGGTTGCAGGTACTGTGAGCGGCTTCCGCCTTGCGGACTGCTCCCTAAACTAGAATATCTTGAGGTCGTTGATGCTGATTCAGTCACAAAGGTTGGACCTGAATTTTCGGTTGGTAGTAATAGCAGCACTAATAGTGGCGGCGGTAGAGCAGCAGTAGATGCCTCCAAGTATGCATTCCCCAGGTTGGAGACACTATTCTTTAACAGGATGCCTAATTGGGAGGAATGGCATTGGGATAAAGAAACACAAGCAATGCCATGTCTAAAGTATCTGAGGCTTTTCAACTGCCCCAAGTTGATGTCTCTTCCCGAGAGTCTCCTGCTCCACGCAACCTCCCTCACAAAATTGATAATCCAGAGTGCCAAGGGTCTAACGACAATTGAGAACCTCCTTTCACTCACAACCCTCAAGGTATATGACTGCCTGAAACTGGAGAAAGTTTCGGACCTCCCTGCGCTCACAAACCTCACGGTTTGGCGGTGCCCGAAATTGAAGTTTGTGGAGAATCTTCCATCGTTGAAAATGATGTCACTCAGAGATTATGACATGAAATCACTCCCATCATACTTGCTGAAAAGAGCGCAAAGAggtacaaagaaaagaaaaagagtacGAGTAGCGCATCTGGAGAAGCTGGAGATCCACAACTGCAGCATGGAACTGATAAGAAAGTTTTGCCAAAGGGCCAGCCCAGAGTGGCCAACGATCCAAGACAACCAGGAGGTGCATGTATACTCCCAAGATAGATCAGTGTATGCCTCGTATAACAAGTCCCCCTTCGGCTTCACTACAAATTTCGACGACAGCACCACCACCAGCAGTTCCGGGATGCCCTCAATTAGCAGTGGCACTG GAAACAGCTTATGA